The DNA segment GCCAGTATCGTGGTTACCTGCGCGGCAAAGCGGGCCAGGCGGTTGTTGACCCTGACCACCCGCGCTGGCTGGGAGCTTTGCTGGCTTTGGCCTATCCGGACCGGGTCGCCCGCCAGCGCCGCGATGGCGGCGCGGAGTATCGTCTGGCCAATGGTCGGGCGGCGTTGTTCAGTGAAACCGATGCGCTGATGAAGCATGAATGGCTGGTCGTCGCGGACCTCGGCAGCCGCCAGGGGCAGCGCGAGGAGCGCATTTATCTGGCCGCCGATCTTGACCCGGCACTGTTCGACAGTGTGCTGGCCGAACAGGTGCTGGCCATCGATTATCTGGATTGGGACGAGCGCGAAGGCGTACTGCGTGCTGAGCGCCAACGCAAGGTCGGTGAACTGGTGCTCAGCAGTGAACCGCTGCCGAAGCTGGACGATGCTGCACGAGGCCAGGCGTTGCTGGGGCTGGTACGGCGCAAGGGCCTGGAGTTGCTGGGCTGGACCCCGGAACTGCGCCAGTGGCAGGCGCGGGTGATGCTGTTGCGTGAGCTGGATGCGCAGCAACAGGTCAGCAGCGAATGGCCGGATGTCAGCGACAGCGCCCTGCGTGACAATCTGGAGCAGTGGCTGTTGCCGTATCTGGGCAAGGTCAGCCGCCTGAGCCACTTCGCCCAACTGGACCTGTCGTCGATGTTGCGCAACCTGTTGCCCTGGCCGCTGCCGCAACGCCTCGACGAACTGGCCCCGCAGCATATTCAGGTGCCGTCCGGTTCGTCGATCCGGCTGGACTACAGCGAGCAGCCGCCGATTCTCGCGGTGCGTCTGCAAGAACTGTTCGGTCTGTCCGACACCCCGCGCATCGCCAACGGTCGGCAGATCGTCAAGTTGCACTTGTTGTCACCGGCGCGACGTCCGGTGCAGGTGACCCAGGACCTGGCCAACTTCTGGCGCAGCACCTATGCCGAGGTGAAAAAGGATCTCAAGGGGCGCTACCCCAAGCATTACTGGCCGGATGACCCGTTGGTAGCCGAAGCCACGGCCCGGGCCAAACCGCGCAAGGGTTAATGGTTGGGCATCATTTACCAGCGATGCCGGTCGTAGCGATCATGACGGTAGTAGTGCGGTGGTGGTGGCGCATAGTGACGCTGTTCATAGTATGGCCGCACCGGCACGTACTGCACGGGCGGGTGATGCCGGCGATAGTGGCGGTATTCGCGGTATTCACGTGGCGGCTTACGATAATAACGATGACGATCATCATCGCGGTCGTTGCGGGCAATGAGCGTGGCCGCTACTGCACCGACCGCCGCACCGGCCAGCACGGGCACGATCACGTTACGATCTGCGGCGCTGGCGGTACCGGCCACCAGCAGGCTGGCGGACAGCATCAGGATTTTGGTGATCTTCGAAAACATGATGTCTCCTCAGGCGGCAAATGTATTCGCCATGTATCCATGAGACACCGGGTTGGCGTAAATCCTGGTACAGAGTCGGTAAAGGGAAGGTAAAGAACCGCTGACAGTGTATTGAAGCCTGGAAACAGCGGAGGCTGCAGGCAGGGGCAGCCTCCGGTGAAGCAGATGCGCGAACTTACAAGCTGGTGGCTTCGTCAGCGCCCAGGTGAATGTTCATGCACTGCACGGCAGCGCCGGCGGCGCCTTTGCCGAGGTTGTCCAGGCGGCAGATCAGGTTGATACGCTCATCGTTGCCGAACACGAACAGGTCGGCGCGGTTGGTGTCGTTGCAAGCCTGTACGTCGAAGAAGCCGCCGTCCAGATTGCCGGCATCGTCGCCGAACGGCAGCACACGAATGAACTGCTCGCCTTCATAGTGCTTGGCCAGCGCTGCTTGCAGGGCTTGTGGCGTGGCGCCTGGGGCCAGTTGCGAGGTGTGCAGCGGGATGGTCACGGCCAGGCCCTTGAGGAAACTGCCCACGATCGGATTGAACACCGGCACGTTGTCCAGGCCGGTCTGAAAGCGCATTTCCGGCAGGTGCTTGTGCCCCTGACCCAGCCCGTAAGGACGTGGGCTTTGCAGTTGTGGGGTCAGCGACTGGTAGTCGGCGATCATCTGCTTGCCGCCACCGCTGTAACCGGTGATCGACGTGGCGCTGAGCAGAGTCGAGGCTGGCAGCAGGCCGGCATCGACCAGCGGGCGGACCAACAAAATGAAGGCAGTGGCATGGCAGCCGGGGTTGGCGATGCGTTTGCTGGCGCGCAGTTTCTCGCGCTGCCCGGCAGCCAGTTCCGGCAGGCCA comes from the Pseudomonas sp. StFLB209 genome and includes:
- the argC gene encoding N-acetyl-gamma-glutamyl-phosphate reductase encodes the protein MTHKIYVDGQEGTTGLRLLDYLGKRDDIELLRIDEAKRKDPVERGRLLNAADLAFLCLPDAASREAVSLLENPNTCVIDASTAFRTDPSWVYGLPELAAGQREKLRASKRIANPGCHATAFILLVRPLVDAGLLPASTLLSATSITGYSGGGKQMIADYQSLTPQLQSPRPYGLGQGHKHLPEMRFQTGLDNVPVFNPIVGSFLKGLAVTIPLHTSQLAPGATPQALQAALAKHYEGEQFIRVLPFGDDAGNLDGGFFDVQACNDTNRADLFVFGNDERINLICRLDNLGKGAAGAAVQCMNIHLGADEATSL